From a single Rhodomicrobium lacus genomic region:
- a CDS encoding O-acetylhomoserine aminocarboxypropyltransferase/cysteine synthase family protein — translation MSERQFGFATQQLHAGQTPDPATGARAVPIYQTTSFVFKDFAAAKAISSVEEFGFDYTRITNPTNEVLENRIAALEGGTGALSVASGSAATAYSILNITHAGHEIVAAKTLYGGSFNLFQNTLPKHGVKTILVDPADTGNFERAINERTRALFVETIGNPDINIIDFEAVARIAERHGIPLIVDNTFATPYLFRPFDHGANISVHSATKFIGGHGTSIGGLIVDGGNFNWANGKFPDFTTPDPAYSGFVHWDKWGNYPGVGNIAYIIKARLHYLRDLGASLSPFNAFLFLQGLETLSFRLERQIGNAQAIAEWLEANEEVEWVNYPGLRSSSHYELARKYLPKGPGSILTFGVKGGFERAKKLIEAVKIFSFLANVGDSKSLIVHPGTVTHGQLTEEEQLLAGVKPNQIRLSVGTEDVDDLIWDLEQAFAASRA, via the coding sequence ATGAGCGAGCGCCAATTCGGCTTTGCCACGCAACAGCTTCACGCGGGCCAGACGCCCGATCCGGCAACCGGCGCGCGGGCGGTGCCTATCTATCAGACGACGTCCTTTGTTTTCAAGGACTTCGCGGCGGCGAAAGCCATCAGTTCGGTCGAGGAATTCGGCTTCGACTACACGCGCATCACCAATCCGACGAACGAAGTGCTCGAAAACCGTATCGCGGCGCTGGAGGGAGGCACGGGCGCGCTTTCGGTCGCCTCCGGCTCGGCTGCGACGGCCTATTCCATCCTCAACATCACCCATGCGGGCCACGAGATCGTCGCCGCGAAGACGCTTTACGGCGGTTCGTTCAACCTGTTTCAGAACACGCTGCCGAAGCACGGCGTCAAGACGATCCTCGTCGATCCCGCCGATACCGGCAATTTCGAGCGCGCCATCAATGAGCGGACCCGCGCGCTCTTCGTCGAGACCATCGGCAATCCCGACATCAACATCATCGACTTCGAGGCCGTGGCGCGTATCGCCGAGCGGCATGGCATCCCGCTCATCGTCGACAATACCTTCGCGACGCCATATCTGTTCCGCCCGTTCGATCACGGCGCGAATATCTCGGTGCATTCGGCGACGAAATTCATCGGCGGCCACGGCACCAGCATCGGCGGCCTCATCGTGGACGGCGGCAATTTCAACTGGGCGAACGGCAAGTTTCCCGACTTCACGACGCCGGACCCGGCCTATAGCGGCTTCGTCCATTGGGACAAATGGGGCAATTATCCGGGCGTCGGCAACATCGCCTACATCATCAAGGCGCGGTTGCATTATCTGCGCGACCTCGGTGCGAGCCTCAGCCCGTTCAACGCGTTCCTGTTCCTGCAAGGGCTTGAAACGCTGTCCTTCCGGCTGGAGCGCCAGATCGGCAACGCGCAGGCCATCGCGGAATGGCTGGAGGCCAACGAGGAAGTGGAGTGGGTGAATTATCCGGGCCTCAGGAGCAGCTCGCACTACGAGCTTGCGCGGAAATACCTGCCGAAAGGGCCGGGATCCATTCTGACATTCGGCGTGAAGGGCGGCTTCGAGCGCGCGAAGAAACTGATCGAGGCGGTAAAGATCTTCTCGTTCCTCGCCAATGTGGGCGACTCGAAATCGCTGATCGTTCACCCGGGAACAGTCACGCACGGGCAGTTGACCGAGGAAGAGCAACTGCTCGCCGGCGTGAAACCGAACCAGATCCGCCTGTCCGTCGGCACCGAGGACGTGGACGACCTCATCTGGGATCTGGAACAGGCTTTCGCGGCGTCGCGGGCGTAA
- a CDS encoding DUF3320 domain-containing protein, with amino-acid sequence MTITNDPINDSDLQAPSVKLRANVAPRINLAFQVNSIPAIGEIEIANGTERDFSDVLISISSEPPFLKPTTFRLDRLNAGGVRSISPVEADLDPAFLNRLTEAADGEIHISATAGEESLATATIPCRALAPNEWTGLSTPPELVAAFVRPNDPAVEVILRNAAEKLRLHGRNSALDGYSGNRKGRSWEVAEAIWAALVDAKIVYAFPPASFEQDGQKIRLPGAILERKLGTCLDLTLLYAACLEQAGLNPLVGFSTGHAYCGLWLTQEAFSSCVVDEAETVRKRLQLQEMILIETTLLTNHPPLKFRAAVDKAASYANEDEPRRFELVVDIAQARQRRIRPLGVEHDGAQDALPVTAEAGGSVGLDEPPTFVEEAVRAAEPEQPLDRVEQWKRKLLDLSLRNRLLNFKSGKSAVDLSCPDAGALEDRLASGKEIKILARADVMSGDDPRDAEVYQLRAGEDAARQHALEALGRGDVLTALSDDDLQDRLTEIHHAARSSLEESGANSLHLAMGFLSWSPAGKDQRCRAPLLLVPVRLERRTIRSGFRLVRHDDDARINPTLLQMLRQDFGLEMPEFERDLPQDASGLDVAQIWRIARLHIKDMKGFELTEEVTLSNFSFAKYLMWKDLVDRAELLKRNPVVRHLIDTPKDTYGDPRDMPEERALDREIHPKDLFMPLLADSSQTAAVVAASREKDFVLFGPPGTGKSQTIANMIAQLLGDGRSVLFVSQKTTALEVVRKRLNDIGLGSFCLEVHSAKAQKTAVLAQLKTAWESRSADAAREWDAATEDLKALRDRLNEVVVALHRRHGNGLSVHRALGRVIAQRDFAPKVKLPFPSPDQHDEAEMRALRDLCRSLRTAVQALGTTPAAHPLKEIGHADWSPVWRGELETACAAFRKAVADLSNAGAVLAKHFGTHETGDPHRLYAMIVFAALAFKPEARDAATLAGKDMRALKPAFEAWRRDRAAFDAAQARLANRYRDAVFSLDFGRLMQDWRDAIAASFLTRSGRKKRVWEALAPFTDGAPPEDLGAEIVGLMEVKEGRAKAMRHDATLGALGPIWQGLETDPARVEAAFAWLGQISEAAASLATPQRDKAGWLALLAALILDRPDFMREGGRFATDAGKTLTAYKTFQAARKELVRLAHLSDDYFGLPRSGHWLRDAASLAEIWAANAPKSQRWCDWLRHAAAARARGLAPLTDALTAGEIEASDIETAFEVAYARWWVEQTVHRDALLRGFVSDQHEDAIARFIELDHKVSQLARHVVAARLSGAVPARNAFGQDPEFGVLSREIEKRARHMPLRSLFSKLPNALTALTPCVMMSPLSVAQFLPADSQPFDVVIFDEASQIPVWDAIGAIARGRQVVVAGDPKQLPPTSFFDRAGNATEDASEVEDLESILDECLAANIPSKRLAWHYRSRHESLIAFSNQNYYDGALVTFPSPVTEDRAVRFEHVPDGIYERGSGRVNREEARAVVADVVRRLSDPAFAAGGSSLGIVTFNGEQQRLIENLLDKERREKPELERFFSENEWHEPVFVKNLENVQGDERDVILFSIAYGPDQAGKVSVQISTLNKEGGTRRLNVAITRARSELVVFATLRPDQIDLSRTKATGIRDFKHFLEYAERGPRALAAASEALGETESPFEDAVKKALEAKGWQVHPQVGVSGFRIDLGVVHPDAPGRYLAGVECDGATYHRSATARDRDRLREGVLRNLGWRIVRVWSTDWWVDPDSAFTNLHARLSEHLEADRLAEEAKSQDAPAPVDAAPAPVEAVLALISETSDEGAPSLPAQAASADEPDLVGAKEDAPPQSALYAARAEGDQLAFPIADGGGYRAADLAAAGFAPDRDGFYETWYRPTLRKMVAHVIEAEGPVFDDVLVRRIARAHGFDRAAGRIRETVLDVVERRFPRSTEEGRKIYWPENADKTQLPRFRAGSTELRDHTDIPLAELAALADRFLADGAKPEEAAFMMARHLGIGRLREAARERFLAAAQHAARFQGELSD; translated from the coding sequence ATGACGATTACCAACGATCCGATCAACGATTCTGATCTTCAGGCGCCTTCGGTGAAGCTTCGGGCGAACGTGGCGCCGCGCATTAATCTGGCCTTTCAGGTCAATTCAATTCCGGCCATCGGCGAAATCGAGATCGCCAACGGAACAGAGCGCGACTTCTCGGATGTCCTGATTTCCATTTCGTCGGAACCTCCTTTTCTCAAGCCGACGACCTTCCGGCTGGATCGTCTCAACGCGGGAGGCGTCCGCTCGATCAGCCCGGTCGAGGCCGATCTCGACCCCGCTTTCCTCAACCGGCTGACCGAAGCCGCGGACGGCGAAATCCACATCTCGGCGACAGCGGGCGAGGAATCGCTGGCGACCGCGACGATCCCGTGCCGGGCGCTCGCGCCGAACGAATGGACCGGGCTTTCCACGCCGCCGGAACTCGTGGCCGCTTTCGTCCGCCCGAACGACCCGGCCGTCGAGGTGATTTTGCGCAACGCCGCCGAGAAACTTCGTCTGCATGGCAGGAACTCGGCGCTCGACGGCTATTCGGGCAACCGGAAAGGACGTTCGTGGGAGGTCGCCGAGGCGATCTGGGCTGCGCTCGTCGACGCGAAGATCGTTTACGCGTTCCCGCCCGCGAGTTTCGAGCAGGACGGGCAGAAGATCCGCCTGCCCGGCGCGATCCTTGAACGCAAGCTCGGGACATGTCTCGATCTCACGCTGCTTTACGCGGCCTGCCTGGAACAGGCCGGGCTCAATCCGCTCGTAGGCTTTTCGACGGGCCACGCCTATTGCGGTCTCTGGCTCACCCAGGAGGCTTTTTCCTCCTGTGTCGTCGACGAAGCCGAGACCGTTCGCAAACGCCTGCAACTGCAGGAAATGATCCTGATCGAGACAACGCTTCTCACGAACCATCCACCGCTGAAATTCCGGGCCGCGGTCGACAAGGCCGCGAGCTACGCGAACGAGGACGAACCGCGCCGCTTCGAACTGGTCGTCGACATCGCGCAGGCGCGCCAACGCCGAATCCGCCCGCTCGGCGTCGAGCATGACGGTGCGCAGGATGCTCTGCCCGTGACAGCGGAGGCCGGCGGATCGGTTGGGCTCGACGAACCGCCAACCTTCGTGGAGGAAGCCGTCAGGGCCGCCGAGCCGGAACAGCCGCTCGATCGGGTGGAACAATGGAAGCGGAAGCTGCTCGACCTCTCGCTTCGCAACAGGCTCCTGAATTTCAAGAGCGGGAAAAGCGCCGTCGATCTCTCCTGCCCTGACGCGGGCGCGCTGGAAGACCGGCTCGCGAGCGGCAAGGAGATAAAAATCCTCGCCAGAGCCGACGTCATGAGCGGCGACGATCCGCGCGACGCCGAAGTTTACCAGTTGAGGGCTGGCGAAGACGCAGCGAGACAGCACGCGCTCGAAGCGCTCGGGCGGGGCGACGTGCTCACCGCGCTTTCCGACGACGACCTTCAGGACCGGCTGACCGAAATCCATCATGCCGCGCGAAGCTCGCTCGAAGAAAGCGGCGCGAACAGCCTGCATCTTGCCATGGGCTTTCTGTCGTGGTCGCCTGCGGGGAAGGACCAGCGTTGTCGCGCGCCGCTGCTTCTCGTGCCGGTCCGGCTGGAGCGCCGCACCATTCGCTCGGGCTTCCGGCTCGTGCGCCATGACGACGACGCCCGCATCAATCCGACGTTGTTGCAAATGCTTCGGCAGGATTTCGGCCTCGAAATGCCGGAGTTTGAGCGCGATCTGCCGCAGGATGCGTCGGGCCTCGACGTGGCGCAGATCTGGCGCATCGCGCGGCTGCACATCAAGGACATGAAGGGGTTCGAGTTGACCGAGGAGGTCACGCTTTCGAACTTCTCTTTCGCCAAATATTTGATGTGGAAGGATCTTGTCGACCGCGCGGAGCTTCTGAAACGGAACCCCGTGGTTCGCCATCTCATCGATACGCCGAAAGACACCTATGGCGATCCCCGAGACATGCCGGAGGAACGCGCGCTCGACCGCGAGATCCACCCGAAAGACCTGTTCATGCCGCTGCTGGCGGACTCGTCGCAGACAGCCGCTGTCGTCGCCGCGTCGCGCGAGAAGGATTTCGTGCTGTTCGGCCCGCCCGGCACGGGCAAGAGCCAGACGATTGCGAACATGATCGCGCAGCTTCTCGGCGACGGGCGGTCCGTGCTGTTCGTTTCGCAGAAGACGACGGCGCTTGAGGTCGTTCGCAAGCGACTGAACGACATCGGCCTCGGCTCCTTCTGCCTCGAAGTGCATTCGGCCAAGGCGCAAAAAACCGCCGTCCTCGCTCAGCTCAAGACAGCGTGGGAATCGCGCTCCGCCGATGCCGCGCGCGAATGGGATGCTGCGACGGAGGATTTGAAAGCGCTTCGCGACCGGCTCAACGAGGTCGTCGTCGCGCTGCATCGCCGCCATGGCAACGGCCTGTCGGTGCACCGGGCTCTGGGCCGCGTCATAGCGCAACGGGACTTCGCACCGAAGGTCAAGCTCCCGTTCCCCTCCCCCGATCAGCACGACGAAGCGGAGATGCGCGCCTTGCGCGATCTCTGCCGCAGCCTGCGAACCGCCGTGCAGGCGCTTGGCACGACGCCCGCGGCGCACCCGCTGAAGGAGATCGGCCATGCCGACTGGTCCCCGGTGTGGCGTGGCGAACTGGAAACGGCGTGCGCCGCGTTCCGCAAGGCCGTGGCCGATCTGTCAAACGCGGGCGCGGTGCTCGCGAAGCATTTCGGGACGCACGAAACGGGAGACCCGCATCGCCTCTATGCGATGATCGTCTTTGCCGCGCTCGCCTTCAAACCGGAGGCACGCGACGCCGCCACGCTTGCCGGCAAGGATATGCGCGCGCTCAAACCGGCCTTCGAGGCATGGCGCAGGGACCGTGCCGCCTTCGATGCCGCGCAAGCGCGGCTCGCCAATCGTTACCGCGACGCCGTGTTCAGCCTCGACTTCGGGCGTCTGATGCAGGACTGGCGCGATGCAATCGCGGCCTCCTTCCTGACGCGGAGCGGCCGCAAGAAGCGCGTGTGGGAGGCGCTCGCACCGTTCACCGACGGCGCGCCCCCCGAGGATCTCGGCGCCGAGATCGTCGGGCTGATGGAGGTGAAGGAGGGGCGCGCCAAGGCGATGCGCCATGACGCGACGCTCGGAGCGCTTGGCCCCATCTGGCAGGGGCTCGAAACCGACCCGGCGCGCGTCGAAGCAGCCTTCGCATGGCTCGGCCAAATCTCCGAAGCAGCCGCTTCGCTTGCCACCCCGCAGCGTGACAAGGCGGGGTGGCTCGCCCTTCTCGCCGCGCTGATCCTCGATCGGCCGGACTTCATGCGCGAGGGCGGCCGCTTCGCGACGGACGCGGGGAAGACGCTGACCGCGTACAAGACGTTTCAGGCGGCGCGCAAGGAACTTGTCCGCCTCGCGCATCTCTCTGACGACTATTTCGGTCTGCCGCGCTCCGGCCATTGGCTGCGAGACGCCGCGAGCCTCGCCGAAATCTGGGCAGCGAACGCGCCGAAAAGCCAGCGCTGGTGCGACTGGCTTCGCCATGCCGCCGCCGCGCGCGCTCGCGGCCTTGCGCCGCTGACAGACGCGCTGACAGCCGGCGAGATCGAAGCGTCGGATATCGAAACGGCCTTCGAGGTCGCCTATGCACGCTGGTGGGTCGAACAGACCGTGCATCGCGACGCGCTCCTTCGCGGCTTCGTCTCGGACCAGCATGAGGACGCGATCGCGCGCTTCATCGAACTCGACCATAAGGTTTCGCAGCTTGCACGCCATGTGGTCGCCGCGCGCCTGTCGGGAGCGGTGCCCGCCCGCAACGCCTTCGGACAAGACCCCGAATTCGGCGTCCTTTCGCGGGAGATCGAAAAGCGGGCGCGGCACATGCCGCTTCGCAGCCTGTTCTCGAAGCTGCCGAACGCGCTGACGGCACTTACGCCTTGCGTGATGATGAGCCCGCTTTCCGTCGCGCAATTCCTGCCCGCCGACTCGCAGCCCTTCGATGTCGTGATCTTCGACGAGGCGTCGCAGATCCCGGTGTGGGACGCCATCGGTGCCATCGCGCGCGGCAGGCAGGTGGTCGTCGCGGGCGACCCGAAGCAGCTTCCGCCGACTTCCTTCTTCGACCGCGCGGGCAATGCCACGGAGGATGCGAGCGAGGTCGAAGACCTCGAAAGCATTCTCGACGAGTGTCTTGCCGCGAACATTCCGAGCAAGCGGCTGGCCTGGCATTATCGCAGCCGCCACGAAAGCCTGATCGCGTTCTCGAACCAAAACTATTACGACGGCGCTCTCGTCACCTTCCCGTCTCCCGTGACCGAGGATCGCGCCGTCCGTTTCGAGCATGTGCCGGACGGAATCTACGAACGCGGTTCGGGGCGCGTCAACAGAGAGGAAGCACGCGCCGTCGTGGCAGACGTAGTGCGGCGTCTTTCCGATCCGGCCTTTGCCGCCGGCGGAAGTTCGCTCGGCATCGTGACGTTCAATGGCGAGCAGCAACGGCTGATCGAAAACCTGCTCGACAAGGAGCGCCGCGAGAAGCCGGAACTCGAACGCTTTTTCAGCGAAAACGAATGGCACGAACCCGTGTTCGTGAAGAACCTCGAAAACGTGCAGGGCGACGAGCGCGACGTCATCCTGTTTTCCATCGCCTACGGCCCCGATCAGGCGGGCAAGGTTTCGGTGCAGATCAGCACACTCAACAAGGAAGGCGGCACGCGGCGGCTCAACGTGGCGATAACGCGCGCGCGCTCCGAACTCGTGGTGTTCGCGACGCTCCGGCCGGACCAGATCGACCTGTCGCGCACGAAGGCGACAGGCATCCGCGATTTCAAGCACTTTCTCGAATACGCGGAACGCGGACCGCGCGCGCTTGCCGCTGCCTCGGAGGCTCTTGGCGAGACGGAGTCGCCGTTCGAGGACGCCGTGAAGAAGGCGCTCGAAGCGAAGGGCTGGCAGGTGCATCCGCAGGTCGGCGTCTCGGGCTTCCGCATCGACCTCGGCGTCGTGCATCCCGATGCGCCGGGCCGCTATCTCGCGGGCGTGGAGTGCGATGGCGCGACCTACCATCGCTCTGCGACCGCGCGCGACCGCGACCGGCTCCGCGAGGGCGTGCTTCGCAATCTGGGCTGGCGGATCGTGCGCGTCTGGTCGACCGACTGGTGGGTCGACCCCGACAGCGCGTTCACAAATCTGCACGCGCGACTTTCCGAGCACCTCGAAGCGGACCGGCTGGCCGAGGAGGCCAAGTCGCAGGACGCACCTGCCCCCGTCGATGCGGCCCCCGCACCCGTCGAGGCGGTGCTCGCGCTCATCTCCGAAACGTCGGACGAAGGCGCCCCTTCCCTGCCCGCGCAGGCCGCCTCAGCCGATGAACCCGATTTGGTCGGAGCAAAGGAAGACGCGCCGCCGCAATCCGCGCTTTATGCGGCGCGCGCAGAGGGCGACCAATTGGCGTTCCCCATTGCCGACGGGGGCGGATATCGCGCCGCCGACCTTGCCGCAGCCGGTTTCGCGCCTGATCGCGACGGCTTCTACGAAACGTGGTATCGGCCGACACTTCGGAAAATGGTCGCTCACGTCATAGAGGCCGAAGGCCCCGTTTTCGACGATGTCCTCGTTCGCCGCATCGCGCGCGCCCACGGCTTCGACCGCGCCGCCGGTCGCATCCGCGAAACGGTGCTCGATGTGGTCGAGCGGCGCTTTCCCCGCTCCACGGAAGAGGGGCGCAAGATCTATTGGCCCGAAAATGCCGACAAGACGCAGCTGCCGCGTTTCCGCGCCGGCAGCACCGAGCTGCGCGATCACACGGACATTCCGCTGGCAGAACTTGCAGCCCTCGCGGACCGGTTTCTGGCGGACGGCGCGAAGCCCGAGGAAGCGGCCTTCATGATGGCAAGACACCTTGGAATCGGGCGTCTGCGCGAAGCCGCGCGCGAGCGTTTTCTGGCTGCGGCCCAACACGCCGCGCGCTTCCAGGGCGAACTTTCGGATTGA
- a CDS encoding carboxymuconolactone decarboxylase family protein, which translates to MSRIPPVDLETAPPEIQRRHDVLVKTHALTNMKAVLLHSPVALDAVLEWYKLFDRVKPFLGEREAVLFCFAISRANACELCTTFMRRAIIGWGEDPENLNLAPRDQAIWDFGWQLAKDPNRIGDALYARVAAHFSNAEIVDLTVFGALMIVNNVFNSALRIDADASLDPYRIDPETYFS; encoded by the coding sequence ATGTCCCGCATCCCACCCGTCGACCTCGAAACCGCGCCGCCCGAGATCCAGCGGCGTCACGACGTTCTCGTCAAGACCCATGCACTCACCAACATGAAGGCGGTGCTCCTGCATTCGCCCGTCGCGCTCGACGCCGTGCTCGAATGGTACAAGCTGTTCGACCGCGTGAAACCGTTCCTCGGCGAGCGCGAGGCGGTGCTGTTCTGCTTTGCCATCTCGCGCGCGAATGCCTGCGAGCTTTGCACCACCTTCATGCGACGCGCGATCATCGGCTGGGGCGAAGACCCGGAGAACCTGAACCTCGCGCCCCGCGATCAGGCGATCTGGGATTTCGGCTGGCAGCTTGCGAAAGATCCGAACCGCATCGGCGACGCGCTTTATGCCCGCGTCGCGGCGCATTTTTCAAATGCCGAAATCGTGGACCTCACCGTGTTCGGCGCGCTGATGATCGTGAACAACGTCTTCAACAGCGCGCTTCGCATCGACGCTGACGCGAGCCTCGATCCCTACCGCATCGACCCCGAAACCTATTTCTCCTGA
- a CDS encoding ABC-F family ATP-binding cassette domain-containing protein, with translation MIRLENISKQHGNHLLFIEASASLLKGEKAGLVGPNGAGKSSLFRMITGQDEPDEGQVAIDRGTTIGYFNQDVGEMSGHSAVTEVMNGAGPVSAVAEELKELEAAMADPDRADEMDAIIERYGEVLHTFEELDGYALEARAREVLAGLSFTQEMMDGDVGKLSGGWKMRVALARILLMRPDAMLLDEPSNHLDLESLIWLEQFLKNYDGALLMTSHDREFMNRIVNKIVEIDGGSLTSYSGDYEFYAQQRELAEKQQQAQFERQQAMLAKEIKFIERFKARASHASQVQSRVKKLEKIDRVEPPRRQQSVQFDFPPAPRSGNDVVALKDIHKRYGSKVIYEGFDFAIRRKERWCVMGVNGAGKSTLLKLVAGASEPDKGTVTIGASVKMGYFAQHAMETLDGDATIFQSLEHAFPQAGQGTLRTLAGCFGFSGDDVEKKCRVLSGGEKARLAMAIMLFDPPNFLVLDEPTNHLDMATKEMLIKALAQYEGTMLFVSHDRHFLAGLSNRVLELTPEGVHSYGGGYTEYVARTGHEAPGLRS, from the coding sequence ATGATCCGTCTCGAAAACATCAGCAAGCAGCATGGCAATCATCTGCTTTTCATCGAGGCGTCCGCCTCTCTCCTGAAAGGCGAGAAGGCTGGCCTTGTGGGCCCCAACGGTGCGGGCAAGTCATCGCTTTTTCGCATGATCACCGGGCAGGACGAGCCCGACGAAGGTCAGGTGGCGATCGATCGCGGCACCACCATCGGCTATTTCAATCAGGATGTCGGCGAAATGTCGGGCCATAGCGCCGTGACCGAGGTGATGAACGGAGCAGGCCCCGTCAGCGCGGTTGCGGAGGAGCTGAAGGAGCTTGAGGCCGCGATGGCCGACCCCGACCGCGCCGACGAGATGGACGCGATCATCGAGCGTTACGGCGAAGTCCTGCACACTTTCGAGGAACTCGACGGCTACGCTCTCGAAGCGCGCGCGAGAGAAGTGCTCGCCGGGCTCTCCTTCACCCAGGAGATGATGGACGGCGATGTCGGCAAGCTCTCCGGCGGGTGGAAAATGCGCGTCGCTCTCGCGCGCATTCTCCTGATGCGGCCCGACGCGATGCTTCTCGACGAGCCGAGCAACCATCTCGACCTCGAAAGTCTGATCTGGCTCGAACAGTTCCTCAAGAACTATGACGGCGCGCTCCTGATGACTTCGCACGACCGCGAGTTCATGAACCGCATCGTCAACAAGATCGTCGAAATCGACGGCGGCTCGCTTACCAGCTACTCCGGCGATTACGAATTCTACGCGCAGCAGCGCGAACTGGCCGAGAAGCAGCAGCAGGCGCAATTCGAACGCCAGCAGGCGATGCTCGCCAAGGAAATCAAGTTCATCGAGCGGTTCAAGGCGCGCGCCAGCCACGCCTCGCAGGTGCAGAGCCGCGTCAAGAAGCTCGAAAAGATCGACCGGGTGGAGCCGCCGCGGCGACAGCAGAGCGTGCAGTTCGATTTCCCGCCCGCGCCGCGCTCCGGCAACGATGTCGTGGCGCTCAAGGACATCCACAAGCGCTACGGCAGCAAGGTCATCTACGAGGGGTTCGATTTCGCGATCCGGCGCAAGGAACGCTGGTGCGTGATGGGCGTCAACGGCGCCGGCAAGTCGACGCTGCTCAAGCTCGTGGCAGGCGCGAGCGAGCCCGACAAGGGCACCGTGACCATCGGGGCGAGCGTGAAGATGGGTTACTTCGCTCAGCATGCGATGGAAACGCTCGATGGCGACGCGACCATCTTCCAGTCGCTCGAACATGCCTTCCCGCAGGCCGGACAAGGTACGCTGCGCACGCTCGCCGGCTGTTTCGGCTTTTCCGGCGACGACGTCGAAAAGAAATGCCGCGTGTTGTCGGGCGGCGAGAAGGCGCGGCTCGCAATGGCGATCATGCTGTTCGATCCGCCGAATTTCCTGGTGCTCGACGAACCGACAAACCATCTCGACATGGCGACGAAGGAGATGCTCATCAAGGCGCTCGCGCAATATGAGGGCACGATGCTTTTCGTCTCGCACGACCGGCATTTTCTCGCTGGCCTGTCCAATCGCGTGCTCGAACTGACGCCGGAAGGCGTGCACAGCTATGGTGGCGGCTACACCGAATATGTCGCGCGCACGGGCCATGAGGCGCCGGGCTTGCGCAGCTGA
- a CDS encoding aspartate aminotransferase family protein: protein MSESARKRPATAAAWVGADRLHLLHPQHHPSEQQSPIIWSRGEGSTLYDTEGRAYLDGLSGMWNVHLGHGRWELVEAASRQLSTLAFATAYSGATHEPAIRLAEQLRKIAPTGIEAFFFTTSGSEATDTAIRTVRWFWRKEGKPAKTKIIAREWSYHGSTIGAASATGVEEFTAGFGPRERGFVHIPSPYPYRFDGDGDAAADLLEAAILREGPETVAAFIAEPVQGGGGGVIVPPDGYFERIREICSRHDVLFIADEVITGFGRTGKWFALEHWGIAPDVVQFAKGITSGYVPLGGIGISARIKDALDTAEPDQRWWHGFTASAHPVACAVALETLRIIGEERLVERAAGQGGALLGRLREALGWHPHVGEVRGLGLLAGVELVADRRTRARFAPEFNLASRLRAELLARGLYTRIVNDTICLAPPLTITDTDLSRIADIVVDAVEKVCRPKKS, encoded by the coding sequence ATGTCCGAGAGCGCAAGAAAAAGGCCCGCGACAGCGGCCGCGTGGGTGGGGGCTGACCGCCTCCACCTTCTGCATCCCCAGCATCATCCGTCCGAACAGCAAAGCCCCATCATCTGGAGCAGAGGGGAAGGATCGACACTTTACGACACCGAGGGGCGGGCCTATCTCGACGGCCTCTCCGGCATGTGGAACGTCCATCTTGGTCATGGGCGCTGGGAACTCGTGGAAGCGGCTTCGCGCCAGCTTTCCACGCTCGCCTTTGCTACGGCCTATTCAGGTGCCACGCACGAACCGGCCATCCGGCTCGCCGAGCAGCTCAGGAAGATCGCGCCCACCGGCATCGAGGCGTTCTTCTTCACGACGAGCGGCAGCGAGGCGACGGACACCGCCATCCGCACCGTGCGCTGGTTCTGGCGGAAGGAGGGCAAGCCCGCGAAAACGAAGATCATCGCGCGCGAGTGGTCCTACCACGGCTCGACGATTGGCGCGGCGAGCGCCACCGGCGTGGAGGAATTCACGGCGGGTTTCGGCCCACGAGAACGGGGCTTTGTCCATATCCCTTCGCCCTATCCCTATCGCTTCGACGGCGACGGCGACGCGGCAGCGGATCTGCTCGAAGCTGCGATCCTTCGCGAAGGGCCGGAAACGGTTGCAGCCTTCATCGCGGAGCCGGTACAGGGCGGCGGGGGCGGCGTCATCGTGCCGCCGGACGGCTATTTCGAGCGCATCCGCGAAATCTGTTCCCGCCACGACGTGCTGTTCATCGCCGATGAGGTGATCACCGGCTTCGGCCGCACGGGCAAATGGTTCGCCCTCGAACACTGGGGCATCGCTCCCGACGTCGTGCAATTCGCCAAGGGCATAACCAGCGGATATGTGCCGCTCGGCGGCATCGGCATCAGCGCGCGCATCAAGGATGCGCTCGACACCGCGGAACCTGACCAGCGGTGGTGGCACGGCTTCACGGCTTCCGCGCATCCTGTGGCCTGCGCGGTCGCGCTTGAGACCTTGCGCATCATCGGCGAGGAGCGCCTCGTCGAGCGGGCGGCCGGGCAAGGGGGGGCTCTGCTCGGCCGTCTGCGCGAGGCTCTCGGCTGGCATCCGCATGTTGGCGAAGTGCGCGGCCTCGGCCTTCTCGCGGGCGTGGAACTGGTCGCGGACCGGCGCACGCGGGCGCGCTTCGCACCCGAATTCAATCTCGCATCGCGGCTGCGCGCCGAACTCCTGGCTCGCGGCCTTTACACACGCATCGTGAACGACACGATCTGCCTCGCGCCTCCTCTCACCATCACCGACACGGACCTGTCCCGGATCGCCGACATCGTCGTCGATGCGGTGGAGAAGGTCTGTCGACCCAAAAAGTCATAG